In the Balnearium lithotrophicum genome, ATAACGTCAGGATATCTAATGGACTTTTTAACCTTAAGGGCAACTCTTCTATCCTCCTCAAGAATCTCATCCTTATCTCCGTAGGAGAATTTAAACTTCTGTCCCTTCTTTACAGGGCCGTAAAATTCAACGTAGTCCTTTTCAACTTTCCTAAAAGTCCTCATCGTTGCAACGTAACCGTCCTTCTCATCCAATATATTTATAGGAGAATACCAGAGATTTCTAACGTCGTTCTCAACTCCCTTCATCAGATTTTGAACAAGGTAAGAGAAGTTTTTCCCATCATCAGTTTTGTATATCCTGTAGCCTGAGGCATCTTCTATGGTGTACGCTATACCGTAAGGTCTGAAACCGAGGGAAATTCCAATCTCAAAGTCAAAGTTGTCAAACGACAGAATAACAAAACCATTTTTTATGACCTTGTTTTCTGTAAATTGGTACGTTAAAACCTCTCCATCATTTTCAAATCCACTTGAAAGACCGCCTATTATGTTATTAACATAACTGTAATTTAATAGGTTACTTAAATTCTCGATGAAGTACCCCATATTGTGTTCACAAAGGCCACTAAAAATCAAGTGTAATTTACCAGTATTCCTGTTGAGGTAATCGGCAGTTCTCTCTAGTGCTGACTGTTCCTCTATGTTTTCTACAAGGAATTTGCCTATTCTCCCATTTTTCTCAAATTTCAGACTTAAAAGGCTTATTCCTTCGACTATTTCAGTATTTGAAAAGGCATCTAAAGCATGAAAAGCAATCCAATTATCCGTTTTAAAAAACTTGTTTATAAAGTAAGTCACATCCTCGTAACCGTACTTTGGGTGTATGGCGAAGATAAAAAAATCAAAATTAGTTTTTAAATTCGATAC is a window encoding:
- a CDS encoding FIST C-terminal domain-containing protein; translated protein: MIATVNCSKENSLYFALKELKEKVSNLKTNFDFFIFAIHPKYGYEDVTYFINKFFKTDNWIAFHALDAFSNTEIVEGISLLSLKFEKNGRIGKFLVENIEEQSALERTADYLNRNTGKLHLIFSGLCEHNMGYFIENLSNLLNYSYVNNIIGGLSSGFENDGEVLTYQFTENKVIKNGFVILSFDNFDFEIGISLGFRPYGIAYTIEDASGYRIYKTDDGKNFSYLVQNLMKGVENDVRNLWYSPINILDEKDGYVATMRTFRKVEKDYVEFYGPVKKGQKFKFSYGDKDEILEEDRRVALKVKKSIRYPDVILNFSCTARQFVLEDLNYVENEIYTQVLNAPLFGFFTYGEIGPDKFFKSLKFYNQTSLLVALREKQ